The genome window GACCAGCCTGAAGCGCTTTCTCACCGACAACGGCATGCGTGTTACGGAAGTCGCCGACGGCGTTGCCATGTTCGCCGCTGTCGAGGCGGGGCGGTTCGATCTGATCGTGCTCGACGTGATGATGCCGGGCGAGGACGGGCTTTCGCTCTGCCGCAGACTTCGCGGGACGAGCAAGATTCCAGTCGTGCTGCTCACCGCCATGTCCGGCGAGACGGATCGCATCATCGGCCTCGAAATCGGCGCGGACGACTATGTGTGCAAGCCCTTCAGTCCGCGCGAGCTTCTCGCCCGCATCCGCGCCGTGCTGAGGCGAACCGGCGACGCCGCGTCCGAAACGAGAGTGGCGGGCCTCACCTATGTCTTCGAGAACTGGCGGCTCGACGTGGTGCGCCGGACGCTGCGCAATCCCGAGGGCGCGCTCGTGGACCTGACCGCGGGCGAGCACGATCTCCTGCTCGCCTTCCTCGAACGGCCGCAGCACGTCCTCACACGCGACCAGCTTCTCGATCTCGCGCGCGGCCGCGTGGCGTCGCCCTTCGATCGCAGCATCGACGTGCAGGTGTCGCGGCTGCGCCGCAAGATCGAGGCCGACCCACAGACGCCCGAACTTATCAAGACCGTGCGCAGCGGCGGCTACATCTTCTGCGCGCCGGTTGCGGTCGAAGACACAAGACAATCGGCGTGACGGAATGAGACTGCCGAGCCTTCGCCCGCGTTTCAGCCTCGGCACGCGCATCGCCATCACGACGCTGATTGCCCTCAT of Rhodomicrobium vannielii ATCC 17100 contains these proteins:
- a CDS encoding response regulator, with amino-acid sequence MASTPHILVVDDDRRIRTSLKRFLTDNGMRVTEVADGVAMFAAVEAGRFDLIVLDVMMPGEDGLSLCRRLRGTSKIPVVLLTAMSGETDRIIGLEIGADDYVCKPFSPRELLARIRAVLRRTGDAASETRVAGLTYVFENWRLDVVRRTLRNPEGALVDLTAGEHDLLLAFLERPQHVLTRDQLLDLARGRVASPFDRSIDVQVSRLRRKIEADPQTPELIKTVRSGGYIFCAPVAVEDTRQSA